Proteins encoded within one genomic window of Sphingomonas sp. NBWT7:
- a CDS encoding CcdB family protein, whose amino-acid sequence MARFDVHLMASGDLALDCQSDQLEYLASRFTVPLVPESETASRIAPLHPTFEVRGERLIMATHLAGAVPVRALGTAIASLKTHEYEIQRALDTLTGY is encoded by the coding sequence ATGGCGCGCTTCGACGTTCACCTAATGGCAAGCGGCGATCTCGCGCTCGACTGCCAGTCGGACCAGCTCGAATATCTGGCGTCGCGCTTCACCGTGCCGCTCGTGCCGGAAAGCGAAACGGCGTCACGGATCGCTCCCCTACATCCGACCTTCGAGGTGCGCGGCGAGCGGCTGATCATGGCGACACATCTCGCCGGCGCGGTGCCGGTCCGCGCCCTTGGCACGGCGATCGCCTCGCTCAAGACGCACGAATATGAGATCCAGCGCGCGCTCGATACGCTGACCGGCTACTGA
- a CDS encoding P-II family nitrogen regulator, which yields MKLIIAIIKPFKLDEVREALTAIGVAGMTVSEVKGFGRQKGQTEIYRGAEYSTNMVPKIKIEVVCAANLADRVVEAIQSSANTGAIGDGKIFVLDVGQAVRIRTGETDDTAL from the coding sequence ATGAAACTGATCATTGCCATCATCAAGCCGTTCAAGCTCGACGAGGTGCGCGAGGCGCTGACCGCGATCGGCGTGGCGGGGATGACGGTCAGCGAGGTCAAGGGCTTCGGTCGCCAGAAGGGGCAAACCGAAATCTACCGCGGGGCCGAATACAGCACCAACATGGTGCCCAAGATCAAGATCGAGGTCGTCTGCGCGGCGAACCTCGCGGACCGGGTGGTCGAGGCGATCCAGTCCTCCGCCAACACCGGCGCGATCGGCGACGGCAAGATCTTCGTCCTCGACGTGGGCCAGGCGGTGCGCATCCGCACCGGCGAAACCGACGACACGGCGCTTTGA
- a CDS encoding ABC transporter ATP-binding protein encodes MSDAAISIKDLCKTYEGGKRALDRVSFDVPQGTIFGLLGPNGAGKSTLINTLAGLVNKTSGTASIWGFDIDAHPRNAKASIGIVNQEILFDPFFTPIETLEIQAGLYGIPKSERRSMELLRAVHLDDKANAYARTLSGGMKRRLMVAKAMVHSPPVLVLDEPTAGVDIELRQQLWAYVRELNAGGVTVVLTTHYLEEAEQLCDRIAIINYGQVVANEPTRQLLSRAQEKVVAVTVDRDVAAPPEAICFEKVALAGERTLEITYSKDKVNAGEVLAAVQQAGFGIVDVSTREADLEDVFLSLTRSPA; translated from the coding sequence ATGAGCGACGCGGCGATCTCGATCAAAGACCTGTGCAAGACGTACGAGGGCGGCAAGCGCGCGCTCGATCGCGTCAGCTTCGATGTGCCGCAGGGCACGATCTTCGGGCTGCTCGGCCCCAATGGCGCGGGCAAGTCGACGCTGATCAACACGCTCGCTGGGCTGGTCAACAAGACCAGTGGCACGGCGTCGATCTGGGGGTTCGACATCGATGCCCATCCGCGCAACGCCAAGGCATCGATCGGCATCGTCAACCAGGAAATCCTGTTCGATCCGTTCTTCACCCCGATCGAGACGCTGGAGATCCAGGCCGGCCTCTACGGCATCCCGAAGAGCGAACGCCGCTCGATGGAATTGCTGCGCGCGGTGCATCTCGACGACAAGGCCAACGCCTATGCGCGCACGCTGTCAGGCGGCATGAAGCGCCGGCTGATGGTCGCCAAGGCGATGGTGCACTCGCCCCCCGTCCTCGTCCTCGACGAGCCGACCGCGGGCGTCGATATCGAGCTCCGCCAGCAATTATGGGCCTATGTCCGCGAATTGAACGCGGGCGGCGTCACCGTCGTGCTGACGACGCACTATCTCGAGGAAGCCGAGCAATTGTGCGACCGGATCGCGATCATCAATTACGGCCAGGTCGTTGCCAACGAACCGACCCGCCAACTGCTCAGCCGCGCACAGGAAAAGGTCGTCGCGGTGACGGTGGATCGCGACGTCGCCGCCCCGCCGGAAGCGATCTGTTTCGAGAAGGTGGCGCTGGCAGGCGAGCGGACGCTCGAGATCACCTATTCGAAGGACAAGGTGAACGCGGGCGAAGTGCTTGCCGCGGTGCAGCAGGCGGGGTTCGGCATCGTCGACGTCTCGACGCGTGAGGCGGATCTCGAGGACGTGTTCCTCAGCCTGACGCGCAGCCCCGCCTGA
- the tldD gene encoding metalloprotease TldD: MTAIDPRSFLYRDALDPEAAKALTADALGRADDGELYLQYRKSEAFGFDDGRLKTASYDTHSGFGLRAVSGEMTAFAHASEVSEAAIKRAAETMQLIDPSTGPKAAAPAGTNQRLYTDGDPLDLVPFADKVNLCQTIDAAARARDPRVAQVSVGLSGTWSVVEIVRPDGFVATDVRPLVRLNVQIVVEQNGRRETGTFGIGGRYLYDSLFDAATWNRAIDEALAQALVNLDSVAAPAGEFTVLFGPGWPGILLHEAIGHGLEGDFNRKGTSAFSDRIGEQVAARGVTVVDDGSIRDRRGSLTIDDEGTPTRETILIEDGFLKGYMQDRLNARLMGVEATGNGRRESFAHAPMPRMTNTFMKGGNDDPAELLGRVKNGIFAKSFGGGQVDIVSGKFVFSCTEAYKVENGKIGAPIKGATLIGDGPTVLTKVLGVGNDFALDEGIGMCGKGGQSVPAGVGQPTLLVGGLTVGGTAA, translated from the coding sequence ATGACCGCAATCGATCCCCGCTCGTTCCTGTACCGCGACGCGCTCGACCCCGAGGCGGCGAAGGCGCTGACTGCCGACGCGCTCGGGCGGGCCGACGACGGCGAACTGTACCTTCAGTATCGCAAGTCGGAGGCATTCGGATTCGACGACGGACGGCTGAAGACGGCGAGCTACGATACGCATTCGGGCTTCGGCCTACGCGCCGTCTCGGGCGAGATGACCGCCTTCGCGCACGCGAGCGAGGTGTCCGAAGCCGCGATCAAGCGCGCGGCGGAGACGATGCAGCTGATCGATCCGTCGACCGGGCCGAAGGCGGCGGCGCCCGCCGGCACTAATCAGCGGCTCTACACCGACGGCGATCCACTCGATCTCGTGCCCTTCGCCGACAAGGTGAATCTGTGCCAGACGATCGACGCGGCGGCGCGCGCGCGCGACCCGCGCGTCGCGCAGGTTTCGGTCGGCCTGTCGGGCACGTGGAGCGTGGTGGAGATCGTGCGCCCTGACGGTTTCGTCGCGACCGACGTCCGCCCGCTCGTGCGCTTGAATGTGCAGATCGTCGTCGAGCAGAACGGCCGGCGCGAGACGGGCACGTTCGGGATCGGTGGGCGCTACCTCTACGACTCGCTGTTCGACGCAGCGACATGGAACCGCGCGATTGACGAGGCGCTGGCGCAGGCGCTGGTCAATCTTGATTCGGTAGCCGCGCCCGCCGGCGAGTTCACTGTGCTGTTCGGCCCCGGCTGGCCCGGCATCTTGCTGCACGAGGCGATCGGCCACGGGCTGGAGGGTGATTTCAACCGCAAGGGAACGAGCGCCTTCTCCGATCGGATCGGCGAACAGGTCGCGGCGCGCGGGGTCACCGTCGTCGACGACGGATCGATTCGTGACCGCCGCGGGTCGCTGACGATCGACGACGAGGGCACGCCGACGCGCGAGACGATCCTGATCGAGGACGGCTTTCTCAAGGGCTATATGCAGGATCGCCTCAACGCGCGGCTAATGGGCGTCGAGGCGACCGGCAACGGGCGGCGCGAGAGCTTCGCGCACGCCCCGATGCCGCGCATGACCAACACCTTCATGAAAGGCGGCAACGACGATCCCGCCGAGCTGCTGGGCCGCGTGAAGAACGGGATCTTCGCCAAATCCTTCGGCGGCGGGCAGGTCGACATCGTGTCGGGCAAGTTCGTCTTCTCGTGCACCGAGGCGTACAAGGTGGAGAACGGGAAGATCGGTGCGCCGATCAAGGGCGCGACACTGATCGGCGACGGCCCGACGGTGCTGACTAAGGTGCTGGGTGTCGGCAACGACTTCGCGCTCGACGAGGGCATCGGCATGTGCGGCAAGGGCGGGCAGAGCGTGCCCGCGGGCGTCGGCCAGCCGACGTTGCTGGTCGGCGGGCTGACAGTGGGCGGCACTGCTGCCTGA
- a CDS encoding pyridoxamine 5'-phosphate oxidase family protein, producing MAEFFPALTPAHRDFIARQPVFFVATAAAGVRINLSPKGMDSFRILDERTVAYLDVAGSGNETNAHLLADGRITIMFCAFDQPALIFRIYGRGRAVLPQDAEWQGLHAQFTPLPGTRQIFVVAIDEVQTSCGWGVPQMTLDHPRETLNKYNAKYSDDERLAYWRGHEGVSIDGLPTRVPDALPA from the coding sequence ATGGCCGAGTTCTTCCCCGCCCTTACGCCCGCGCATCGCGATTTCATCGCGCGTCAGCCGGTGTTCTTCGTCGCAACCGCCGCGGCGGGCGTGCGGATCAACCTCAGCCCAAAGGGGATGGACAGTTTCCGCATCCTCGACGAGCGCACCGTCGCCTATCTCGACGTGGCGGGATCGGGAAACGAGACCAACGCGCACCTGCTCGCCGACGGGCGGATCACGATCATGTTCTGCGCCTTCGACCAGCCGGCGCTGATCTTTCGCATCTACGGCCGCGGCCGCGCGGTGCTGCCGCAGGATGCCGAGTGGCAAGGATTGCACGCGCAGTTCACGCCGCTGCCCGGCACGCGGCAGATCTTCGTCGTCGCGATCGACGAAGTGCAAACATCGTGCGGCTGGGGCGTGCCGCAGATGACGCTCGATCACCCGCGCGAGACGCTCAACAAGTACAACGCCAAATATTCGGACGACGAACGCCTCGCCTATTGGCGCGGGCACGAGGGCGTTAGCATCGACGGACTGCCGACGCGCGTGCCCGACGCCCTGCCTGCCTGA
- a CDS encoding zinc-finger domain-containing protein → MIAPPQTTRVSQHRVACDGAHDGLPAALGHPRVWLEIDETGYVDCGYCDRRFVLIGGAADGAEQAALRDHGDGAGR, encoded by the coding sequence ATGATCGCGCCTCCGCAGACCACCCGCGTTTCGCAGCACCGTGTCGCCTGTGACGGCGCGCATGACGGGCTTCCCGCCGCGCTCGGCCACCCGCGCGTGTGGCTCGAGATCGACGAGACGGGCTATGTCGACTGCGGCTATTGCGACCGGCGCTTCGTGCTGATCGGCGGCGCGGCGGACGGCGCGGAGCAGGCGGCACTGCGCGATCACGGTGACGGCGCGGGGCGCTGA
- a CDS encoding DUF808 domain-containing protein — MAGGLVALLDDIAAIAKLAAASLDDVAAASAKAGSKAVGVVIDDTAVTPRYVTGLSPARELPIIWKIALGSLRNKLLFLLPAALLLSAFAPWAITPILMMGGAYLCFEASEKILEAFTGGHHDEAAAEITDPKQLEDRQVSGAIRTDLILSGEIMAIALAELADQSLVNQAIALALVGVAITVGVYGVVALIVKMDDIGLALAQREGAGAQAFGRGLVSAMPVILKALGIIGTVAMLWVGGQIIVHGLEHFHLTPLPEWIHHASLGARETLPAIGPVAEWVVYAALSAVVGIVIGGVIVGLLHFKPKKH; from the coding sequence ATGGCCGGAGGCCTAGTCGCGCTGCTCGACGATATCGCAGCGATCGCCAAGCTTGCCGCGGCAAGCCTCGACGATGTCGCGGCGGCCTCCGCGAAGGCGGGGTCGAAGGCGGTCGGCGTGGTGATCGACGATACTGCCGTCACGCCGCGCTACGTCACCGGGCTCAGCCCCGCGCGCGAACTGCCGATCATCTGGAAGATCGCGCTCGGATCCCTGCGCAACAAGCTGCTGTTCCTGCTGCCCGCCGCGCTGCTCCTATCCGCCTTCGCGCCCTGGGCGATCACACCAATCCTGATGATGGGCGGCGCCTATCTGTGTTTCGAGGCGAGCGAGAAGATCCTCGAGGCGTTCACCGGCGGCCACCACGACGAGGCGGCGGCTGAGATCACTGACCCGAAGCAACTGGAGGATCGCCAGGTCTCGGGCGCGATCCGCACCGATCTGATCCTGTCAGGCGAGATCATGGCGATCGCGCTTGCCGAACTCGCCGACCAGAGCCTGGTCAACCAGGCGATCGCGCTCGCGCTCGTCGGGGTCGCGATCACCGTCGGCGTCTATGGCGTTGTCGCGCTGATCGTGAAGATGGACGATATCGGACTGGCATTGGCGCAGCGCGAGGGCGCGGGCGCGCAGGCGTTCGGGCGCGGGCTCGTCTCGGCGATGCCGGTTATCCTGAAGGCGCTCGGCATCATCGGGACGGTGGCGATGCTGTGGGTCGGCGGGCAGATCATCGTCCACGGGCTCGAGCATTTCCACCTGACGCCGCTGCCCGAATGGATCCACCACGCCTCGCTCGGCGCGCGCGAAACGCTGCCGGCGATCGGCCCGGTGGCGGAATGGGTCGTCTATGCCGCACTGTCGGCGGTGGTCGGGATCGTCATCGGCGGCGTGATCGTCGGCCTGCTGCACTTCAAGCCCAAGAAGCATTGA
- a CDS encoding DUF2007 domain-containing protein, with product MSLVELGRYDRNLANIIVARLDSEGIDAIAFDGATSIVEGSWLLIPVRVMVDESDLPAARAIVDIA from the coding sequence ATGAGTCTCGTCGAACTCGGGCGGTACGACCGCAACCTCGCCAACATCATCGTCGCGCGACTGGACAGCGAGGGGATCGACGCGATCGCCTTTGATGGCGCCACCTCGATCGTCGAGGGGAGCTGGCTGCTCATCCCGGTGCGCGTGATGGTCGACGAAAGTGATTTGCCCGCCGCACGGGCGATCGTCGACATTGCCTAA
- a CDS encoding type II toxin-antitoxin system CcdA family antitoxin, which translates to MKHDRVVSGKRKSVNLSIDTGVIAAARDAGINLSKVSEAAILAATRAEQARRWKEENKPAMEDWNRWLERNRMPYAEHRLW; encoded by the coding sequence ATGAAACATGATCGCGTCGTTTCCGGCAAGCGAAAGTCGGTCAACCTCTCAATCGATACAGGCGTGATCGCCGCGGCGCGTGATGCAGGGATAAACCTTTCCAAGGTCAGCGAGGCCGCAATTCTCGCGGCGACGCGCGCCGAGCAGGCCCGCCGTTGGAAGGAAGAGAACAAGCCGGCGATGGAGGACTGGAACCGCTGGCTCGAACGGAACAGGATGCCGTACGCCGAACACCGGCTGTGGTGA